One region of Pieris rapae chromosome Z, ilPieRapa1.1, whole genome shotgun sequence genomic DNA includes:
- the LOC110996327 gene encoding uncharacterized protein LOC110996327 isoform X2, translated as MGDGLKITKDKRHRSSSSLAGGNIEGTRSERKLDIRASIPEVDDQFALAEARCDDLKEKIDTVKGLKRRRKLKKRSMTRVSDQTVAGENIPFISVRTQPKKILMVTEVSPQAARLRRLELPANPTRGYLDPAMVEQHEMVGQVRGYNQMFRQPQRAQVSSARKSPKVRPMSRGHPEGDAVYEIDSSTDKCEPQEVACGDDEVIQDISDHNDSQHYYDNFPGNITVKKKKGEIKKGYGSRRRNKDPVINQIPWSYGQDYSQDAKVSPRNRRQASIQQSTVGTGVSKEEERPVVELFNKSRGSTSPESWQRHPFQKPVTPDYEKKRARGDGNDEAGRKSPDRRNLPEQQSEDNRTEDGKTENIEKKKKIVHRRVNYRGHHYEMPTVASQMKQAGMRCYYEQRCTSNIPFIVSKSTAPSHNIGVNIQQVLNGMKIQQPVSGIPFTMAHHMGLGYLASTAPRSTVLSLDNREMNAIRVGRRLVRLPSYKRMVMPYNRLLHMYSEGDGMVPRFLRAMSRPNYIYTSMYNLSRNRDDATSKGHSESHEAKQSLAIYAKLYREYERICKSLEEKNDADLDSRKQQLMRELTARAEQIGKVVDEQEKLMDPLLKASASNEGR; from the exons ATGGGCGAcggattaaaaataacaaaag ataagcGTCATAGAAGTTCTAGTAGTCTTGCAGGAGGAAATATTGAAGGGACACGTTCCGAACGAAAATTGGATATAAGGG catCAATACCGGAGGTAGACGATCAATTCGCATTAGCCGAAGCGAGGTGCGatgatttaaaagaaaaaattgatACAGTCAAAGGTCTTAAAAGAAGACGAAAACTTAAAAAACGGAG tatgaCACGCGTAAGTGATCAGACAGTTGCTGGTGAAAATATTCCGTTTATAAGTGTTCGGACTCAACCAAAAAAGA TTTTGATGGTTACAGAGGTGTCCCCGCAGGCGGCTAGGTTGAGAAGACTGGAATTGCCGGCTAATCCAACCCGAGGCTATTTAGATCCAGCTATGGTCGAGCAGCACGAAATGGTTGGACAGGTGCGGGGTTACAACCAGATGTTTCGTCAACCAcag CGTGCACAAGTAAGTTCAGCGCGAAAATCTCCGAAAGTAAGACCGATGTCCCGGGGTCATCCTGAAGGAGATG CTGTATATGAGATTGATTCATCGACGGACAAATGTGAGCCTCAAGAGGTGGCCTGCGGTGATGATGAAGTGATTCAGGATATCTCTGACCATAATGACAGTCAGCACTACTACGATAATTTTCCTGG gAATATAACTGTCAAGAAGAAAAAAggcgaaattaaaaaaggctATGGTTCTCGTCGACGTAATAAGGATCCAGTTATCAATC aaattccTTGGTCTTACGGTCAGGATTACTCTCAGGACGCCAAAGTATCACCGCGAAATCGCCGACAAGCGTCAATTCAGCAAAGCACAG TAGGTACAGGGGTGAGTAAAGAAGAGGAGAGACCTGTTGTTGAACTATTTAACAAAAGCCGTGGAAGCACCTCGCCAGAGTCGTGGCAACGTCATCCGTTTCAAAAACCTGTAACGCCAGACTATGAGAAAAAGAGAG ctCGTGGAGACGGTAATGATGAAGCCGGGAGAAAATCTCCAGATAGA cgaAATCTGCCTGAGCAGCAATCTGAAGATAACAGAACTGAAGATGGgaaaactgaaaatatagaaaaaaagaaaaag ATTGTCCATCGCCGTGTTAATTACCGCGGTCACCACTATGAAATGCCGACGGTTGCATCTCAGATGAAGCAAGCTGGTATGCGGTGCTACTATGAGCAGCGATGTACCTCAAATATACCATTTATTGTCAGCAAGAGCACCGCACCTTCACATAACATTGGCGTTAATATTCAGCAG gTCTTGAATGGTATGAAAATTCAACAGCCGGTCTCCGGAATTCCCTTTACTATGGCTCATCATATGG GATTGGGCTACTTAGCATCAACTGCACCCAGAAGCACA GTTCTATCATTGGATAACCGGGAGATGAATGCTATTCGAGTTGGAAGGCGTTTAGTCCGGTTACCTTCATATAAAAGGATGGTTATGCCATACAATCGTCTCTTGCACATGTACAGTGAAGGGGATGGTATGGTACCACGATTTCTGCGTGCAATGAGTCGACCCAACTACATATATACGTCAATGTATAA TCTATCGAGGAACAGAGATGACGCAACATCTAAGGGACATAGCGAGAGTCACGAGGCCAAGCAAAGTTTGGCAATATACGCCAAATTGTACAGAGAGTATGAAAGAATATGCAAAAGTCTCGAAGAAAAGAATGATGCGGACCTAGACAGCCGTAAACAACAGCTGATGAGGGAACTCACTGCGCGCGCTGAACAGATTGGGAAG GTCGTGGACGAGCAGGAGAAACTAATGGACCCACTTCTAAAAGCATCTGCATCAAACGAAGGTCGATAG
- the LOC110996327 gene encoding uncharacterized protein LOC110996327 isoform X5, whose amino-acid sequence MGDGLKITKDKRHRSSSSLAGGNIEGTRSERKLDIRASIPEVDDQFALAEARCDDLKEKIDTVKGLKRRRKLKKRSMTRVSDQTVAGENIPFISVRTQPKKILMVTEVSPQAARLRRLELPANPTRGYLDPAMVEQHEMVGQVRGYNQMFRQPQRAQVSSARKSPKVRPMSRGHPEGDAVYEIDSSTDKCEPQEVACGDDEVIQDISDHNDSQHYYDNFPGNITVKKKKGEIKKGYGSRRRNKDPVINQIPWSYGQDYSQDAKVSPRNRRQASIQQSTVGTGVSKEEERPVVELFNKSRGSTSPESWQRHPFQKPVTPDYEKKRARGDGNDEAGRKSPDRIVHRRVNYRGHHYEMPTVASQMKQAGMRCYYEQRCTSNIPFIVSKSTAPSHNIGVNIQQVLNGMKIQQPVSGIPFTMAHHMGLGYLASTAPRSTVLSLDNREMNAIRVGRRLVRLPSYKRMVMPYNRLLHMYSEGDGMVPRFLRAMSRPNYIYTSMYNSLSRNRDDATSKGHSESHEAKQSLAIYAKLYREYERICKSLEEKNDADLDSRKQQLMRELTARAEQIGKVVDEQEKLMDPLLKASASNEGR is encoded by the exons ATGGGCGAcggattaaaaataacaaaag ataagcGTCATAGAAGTTCTAGTAGTCTTGCAGGAGGAAATATTGAAGGGACACGTTCCGAACGAAAATTGGATATAAGGG catCAATACCGGAGGTAGACGATCAATTCGCATTAGCCGAAGCGAGGTGCGatgatttaaaagaaaaaattgatACAGTCAAAGGTCTTAAAAGAAGACGAAAACTTAAAAAACGGAG tatgaCACGCGTAAGTGATCAGACAGTTGCTGGTGAAAATATTCCGTTTATAAGTGTTCGGACTCAACCAAAAAAGA TTTTGATGGTTACAGAGGTGTCCCCGCAGGCGGCTAGGTTGAGAAGACTGGAATTGCCGGCTAATCCAACCCGAGGCTATTTAGATCCAGCTATGGTCGAGCAGCACGAAATGGTTGGACAGGTGCGGGGTTACAACCAGATGTTTCGTCAACCAcag CGTGCACAAGTAAGTTCAGCGCGAAAATCTCCGAAAGTAAGACCGATGTCCCGGGGTCATCCTGAAGGAGATG CTGTATATGAGATTGATTCATCGACGGACAAATGTGAGCCTCAAGAGGTGGCCTGCGGTGATGATGAAGTGATTCAGGATATCTCTGACCATAATGACAGTCAGCACTACTACGATAATTTTCCTGG gAATATAACTGTCAAGAAGAAAAAAggcgaaattaaaaaaggctATGGTTCTCGTCGACGTAATAAGGATCCAGTTATCAATC aaattccTTGGTCTTACGGTCAGGATTACTCTCAGGACGCCAAAGTATCACCGCGAAATCGCCGACAAGCGTCAATTCAGCAAAGCACAG TAGGTACAGGGGTGAGTAAAGAAGAGGAGAGACCTGTTGTTGAACTATTTAACAAAAGCCGTGGAAGCACCTCGCCAGAGTCGTGGCAACGTCATCCGTTTCAAAAACCTGTAACGCCAGACTATGAGAAAAAGAGAG ctCGTGGAGACGGTAATGATGAAGCCGGGAGAAAATCTCCAGATAGA ATTGTCCATCGCCGTGTTAATTACCGCGGTCACCACTATGAAATGCCGACGGTTGCATCTCAGATGAAGCAAGCTGGTATGCGGTGCTACTATGAGCAGCGATGTACCTCAAATATACCATTTATTGTCAGCAAGAGCACCGCACCTTCACATAACATTGGCGTTAATATTCAGCAG gTCTTGAATGGTATGAAAATTCAACAGCCGGTCTCCGGAATTCCCTTTACTATGGCTCATCATATGG GATTGGGCTACTTAGCATCAACTGCACCCAGAAGCACA GTTCTATCATTGGATAACCGGGAGATGAATGCTATTCGAGTTGGAAGGCGTTTAGTCCGGTTACCTTCATATAAAAGGATGGTTATGCCATACAATCGTCTCTTGCACATGTACAGTGAAGGGGATGGTATGGTACCACGATTTCTGCGTGCAATGAGTCGACCCAACTACATATATACGTCAATGTATAA CAGTCTATCGAGGAACAGAGATGACGCAACATCTAAGGGACATAGCGAGAGTCACGAGGCCAAGCAAAGTTTGGCAATATACGCCAAATTGTACAGAGAGTATGAAAGAATATGCAAAAGTCTCGAAGAAAAGAATGATGCGGACCTAGACAGCCGTAAACAACAGCTGATGAGGGAACTCACTGCGCGCGCTGAACAGATTGGGAAG GTCGTGGACGAGCAGGAGAAACTAATGGACCCACTTCTAAAAGCATCTGCATCAAACGAAGGTCGATAG
- the LOC110996327 gene encoding uncharacterized protein LOC110996327 isoform X3: MGDGLKITKDKRHRSSSSLAGGNIEGTRSERKLDIRASIPEVDDQFALAEARCDDLKEKIDTVKGLKRRRKLKKRSMTRVSDQTVAGENIPFISVRTQPKKILMVTEVSPQAARLRRLELPANPTRGYLDPAMVEQHEMVGQVRGYNQMFRQPQRAQVSSARKSPKVRPMSRGHPEGDAVYEIDSSTDKCEPQEVACGDDEVIQDISDHNDSQHYYDNFPGNITVKKKKGEIKKGYGSRRRNKDPVINQIPWSYGQDYSQDAKVSPRNRRQASIQQSTGTGVSKEEERPVVELFNKSRGSTSPESWQRHPFQKPVTPDYEKKRARGDGNDEAGRKSPDRRNLPEQQSEDNRTEDGKTENIEKKKKIVHRRVNYRGHHYEMPTVASQMKQAGMRCYYEQRCTSNIPFIVSKSTAPSHNIGVNIQQVLNGMKIQQPVSGIPFTMAHHMGLGYLASTAPRSTVLSLDNREMNAIRVGRRLVRLPSYKRMVMPYNRLLHMYSEGDGMVPRFLRAMSRPNYIYTSMYNSLSRNRDDATSKGHSESHEAKQSLAIYAKLYREYERICKSLEEKNDADLDSRKQQLMRELTARAEQIGKVVDEQEKLMDPLLKASASNEGR; encoded by the exons ATGGGCGAcggattaaaaataacaaaag ataagcGTCATAGAAGTTCTAGTAGTCTTGCAGGAGGAAATATTGAAGGGACACGTTCCGAACGAAAATTGGATATAAGGG catCAATACCGGAGGTAGACGATCAATTCGCATTAGCCGAAGCGAGGTGCGatgatttaaaagaaaaaattgatACAGTCAAAGGTCTTAAAAGAAGACGAAAACTTAAAAAACGGAG tatgaCACGCGTAAGTGATCAGACAGTTGCTGGTGAAAATATTCCGTTTATAAGTGTTCGGACTCAACCAAAAAAGA TTTTGATGGTTACAGAGGTGTCCCCGCAGGCGGCTAGGTTGAGAAGACTGGAATTGCCGGCTAATCCAACCCGAGGCTATTTAGATCCAGCTATGGTCGAGCAGCACGAAATGGTTGGACAGGTGCGGGGTTACAACCAGATGTTTCGTCAACCAcag CGTGCACAAGTAAGTTCAGCGCGAAAATCTCCGAAAGTAAGACCGATGTCCCGGGGTCATCCTGAAGGAGATG CTGTATATGAGATTGATTCATCGACGGACAAATGTGAGCCTCAAGAGGTGGCCTGCGGTGATGATGAAGTGATTCAGGATATCTCTGACCATAATGACAGTCAGCACTACTACGATAATTTTCCTGG gAATATAACTGTCAAGAAGAAAAAAggcgaaattaaaaaaggctATGGTTCTCGTCGACGTAATAAGGATCCAGTTATCAATC aaattccTTGGTCTTACGGTCAGGATTACTCTCAGGACGCCAAAGTATCACCGCGAAATCGCCGACAAGCGTCAATTCAGCAAAGCACAG GTACAGGGGTGAGTAAAGAAGAGGAGAGACCTGTTGTTGAACTATTTAACAAAAGCCGTGGAAGCACCTCGCCAGAGTCGTGGCAACGTCATCCGTTTCAAAAACCTGTAACGCCAGACTATGAGAAAAAGAGAG ctCGTGGAGACGGTAATGATGAAGCCGGGAGAAAATCTCCAGATAGA cgaAATCTGCCTGAGCAGCAATCTGAAGATAACAGAACTGAAGATGGgaaaactgaaaatatagaaaaaaagaaaaag ATTGTCCATCGCCGTGTTAATTACCGCGGTCACCACTATGAAATGCCGACGGTTGCATCTCAGATGAAGCAAGCTGGTATGCGGTGCTACTATGAGCAGCGATGTACCTCAAATATACCATTTATTGTCAGCAAGAGCACCGCACCTTCACATAACATTGGCGTTAATATTCAGCAG gTCTTGAATGGTATGAAAATTCAACAGCCGGTCTCCGGAATTCCCTTTACTATGGCTCATCATATGG GATTGGGCTACTTAGCATCAACTGCACCCAGAAGCACA GTTCTATCATTGGATAACCGGGAGATGAATGCTATTCGAGTTGGAAGGCGTTTAGTCCGGTTACCTTCATATAAAAGGATGGTTATGCCATACAATCGTCTCTTGCACATGTACAGTGAAGGGGATGGTATGGTACCACGATTTCTGCGTGCAATGAGTCGACCCAACTACATATATACGTCAATGTATAA CAGTCTATCGAGGAACAGAGATGACGCAACATCTAAGGGACATAGCGAGAGTCACGAGGCCAAGCAAAGTTTGGCAATATACGCCAAATTGTACAGAGAGTATGAAAGAATATGCAAAAGTCTCGAAGAAAAGAATGATGCGGACCTAGACAGCCGTAAACAACAGCTGATGAGGGAACTCACTGCGCGCGCTGAACAGATTGGGAAG GTCGTGGACGAGCAGGAGAAACTAATGGACCCACTTCTAAAAGCATCTGCATCAAACGAAGGTCGATAG
- the LOC110996327 gene encoding uncharacterized protein LOC110996327 isoform X4, translating to MGDGLKITKDKRHRSSSSLAGGNIEGTRSERKLDIRASIPEVDDQFALAEARCDDLKEKIDTVKGLKRRRKLKKRSMTRVSDQTVAGENIPFISVRTQPKKKVSPQAARLRRLELPANPTRGYLDPAMVEQHEMVGQVRGYNQMFRQPQRAQVSSARKSPKVRPMSRGHPEGDAVYEIDSSTDKCEPQEVACGDDEVIQDISDHNDSQHYYDNFPGNITVKKKKGEIKKGYGSRRRNKDPVINQIPWSYGQDYSQDAKVSPRNRRQASIQQSTVGTGVSKEEERPVVELFNKSRGSTSPESWQRHPFQKPVTPDYEKKRARGDGNDEAGRKSPDRRNLPEQQSEDNRTEDGKTENIEKKKKIVHRRVNYRGHHYEMPTVASQMKQAGMRCYYEQRCTSNIPFIVSKSTAPSHNIGVNIQQVLNGMKIQQPVSGIPFTMAHHMGLGYLASTAPRSTVLSLDNREMNAIRVGRRLVRLPSYKRMVMPYNRLLHMYSEGDGMVPRFLRAMSRPNYIYTSMYNSLSRNRDDATSKGHSESHEAKQSLAIYAKLYREYERICKSLEEKNDADLDSRKQQLMRELTARAEQIGKVVDEQEKLMDPLLKASASNEGR from the exons ATGGGCGAcggattaaaaataacaaaag ataagcGTCATAGAAGTTCTAGTAGTCTTGCAGGAGGAAATATTGAAGGGACACGTTCCGAACGAAAATTGGATATAAGGG catCAATACCGGAGGTAGACGATCAATTCGCATTAGCCGAAGCGAGGTGCGatgatttaaaagaaaaaattgatACAGTCAAAGGTCTTAAAAGAAGACGAAAACTTAAAAAACGGAG tatgaCACGCGTAAGTGATCAGACAGTTGCTGGTGAAAATATTCCGTTTATAAGTGTTCGGACTCAACCAAAAAAGA AGGTGTCCCCGCAGGCGGCTAGGTTGAGAAGACTGGAATTGCCGGCTAATCCAACCCGAGGCTATTTAGATCCAGCTATGGTCGAGCAGCACGAAATGGTTGGACAGGTGCGGGGTTACAACCAGATGTTTCGTCAACCAcag CGTGCACAAGTAAGTTCAGCGCGAAAATCTCCGAAAGTAAGACCGATGTCCCGGGGTCATCCTGAAGGAGATG CTGTATATGAGATTGATTCATCGACGGACAAATGTGAGCCTCAAGAGGTGGCCTGCGGTGATGATGAAGTGATTCAGGATATCTCTGACCATAATGACAGTCAGCACTACTACGATAATTTTCCTGG gAATATAACTGTCAAGAAGAAAAAAggcgaaattaaaaaaggctATGGTTCTCGTCGACGTAATAAGGATCCAGTTATCAATC aaattccTTGGTCTTACGGTCAGGATTACTCTCAGGACGCCAAAGTATCACCGCGAAATCGCCGACAAGCGTCAATTCAGCAAAGCACAG TAGGTACAGGGGTGAGTAAAGAAGAGGAGAGACCTGTTGTTGAACTATTTAACAAAAGCCGTGGAAGCACCTCGCCAGAGTCGTGGCAACGTCATCCGTTTCAAAAACCTGTAACGCCAGACTATGAGAAAAAGAGAG ctCGTGGAGACGGTAATGATGAAGCCGGGAGAAAATCTCCAGATAGA cgaAATCTGCCTGAGCAGCAATCTGAAGATAACAGAACTGAAGATGGgaaaactgaaaatatagaaaaaaagaaaaag ATTGTCCATCGCCGTGTTAATTACCGCGGTCACCACTATGAAATGCCGACGGTTGCATCTCAGATGAAGCAAGCTGGTATGCGGTGCTACTATGAGCAGCGATGTACCTCAAATATACCATTTATTGTCAGCAAGAGCACCGCACCTTCACATAACATTGGCGTTAATATTCAGCAG gTCTTGAATGGTATGAAAATTCAACAGCCGGTCTCCGGAATTCCCTTTACTATGGCTCATCATATGG GATTGGGCTACTTAGCATCAACTGCACCCAGAAGCACA GTTCTATCATTGGATAACCGGGAGATGAATGCTATTCGAGTTGGAAGGCGTTTAGTCCGGTTACCTTCATATAAAAGGATGGTTATGCCATACAATCGTCTCTTGCACATGTACAGTGAAGGGGATGGTATGGTACCACGATTTCTGCGTGCAATGAGTCGACCCAACTACATATATACGTCAATGTATAA CAGTCTATCGAGGAACAGAGATGACGCAACATCTAAGGGACATAGCGAGAGTCACGAGGCCAAGCAAAGTTTGGCAATATACGCCAAATTGTACAGAGAGTATGAAAGAATATGCAAAAGTCTCGAAGAAAAGAATGATGCGGACCTAGACAGCCGTAAACAACAGCTGATGAGGGAACTCACTGCGCGCGCTGAACAGATTGGGAAG GTCGTGGACGAGCAGGAGAAACTAATGGACCCACTTCTAAAAGCATCTGCATCAAACGAAGGTCGATAG
- the LOC110996327 gene encoding uncharacterized protein LOC110996327 isoform X7, producing MGDGLKITKDKRHRSSSSLAGGNIEGTRSERKLDIRASIPEVDDQFALAEARCDDLKEKIDTVKGLKRRRKLKKRSMTRVSDQTVAGENIPFISVRTQPKKILMVTEVSPQAARLRRLELPANPTRGYLDPAMVEQHEMVGQVRGYNQMFRQPQRAQVSSARKSPKVRPMSRGHPEGDAVYEIDSSTDKCEPQEVACGDDEVIQDISDHNDSQHYYDNFPGNITVKKKKGEIKKGYGSRRRNKDPVINQIPWSYGQDYSQDAKVSPRNRRQASIQQSTVGTGVSKEEERPVVELFNKSRGSTSPESWQRHPFQKPVTPDYEKKRARGDGNDEAGRKSPDRRNLPEQQSEDNRTEDGKTENIEKKKKIVHRRVNYRGHHYEMPTVASQMKQAGMRCYYEQRCTSNIPFIVSKSTAPSHNIGVNIQQVLNGMKIQQPVSGIPFTMAHHMGLGYLASTAPRSTVLSLDNREMNAIRVGRRLVRLPSYKRMVMPYNRLLHMYSEGDGMVPRFLRAMSRPNYIYTSMYKN from the exons ATGGGCGAcggattaaaaataacaaaag ataagcGTCATAGAAGTTCTAGTAGTCTTGCAGGAGGAAATATTGAAGGGACACGTTCCGAACGAAAATTGGATATAAGGG catCAATACCGGAGGTAGACGATCAATTCGCATTAGCCGAAGCGAGGTGCGatgatttaaaagaaaaaattgatACAGTCAAAGGTCTTAAAAGAAGACGAAAACTTAAAAAACGGAG tatgaCACGCGTAAGTGATCAGACAGTTGCTGGTGAAAATATTCCGTTTATAAGTGTTCGGACTCAACCAAAAAAGA TTTTGATGGTTACAGAGGTGTCCCCGCAGGCGGCTAGGTTGAGAAGACTGGAATTGCCGGCTAATCCAACCCGAGGCTATTTAGATCCAGCTATGGTCGAGCAGCACGAAATGGTTGGACAGGTGCGGGGTTACAACCAGATGTTTCGTCAACCAcag CGTGCACAAGTAAGTTCAGCGCGAAAATCTCCGAAAGTAAGACCGATGTCCCGGGGTCATCCTGAAGGAGATG CTGTATATGAGATTGATTCATCGACGGACAAATGTGAGCCTCAAGAGGTGGCCTGCGGTGATGATGAAGTGATTCAGGATATCTCTGACCATAATGACAGTCAGCACTACTACGATAATTTTCCTGG gAATATAACTGTCAAGAAGAAAAAAggcgaaattaaaaaaggctATGGTTCTCGTCGACGTAATAAGGATCCAGTTATCAATC aaattccTTGGTCTTACGGTCAGGATTACTCTCAGGACGCCAAAGTATCACCGCGAAATCGCCGACAAGCGTCAATTCAGCAAAGCACAG TAGGTACAGGGGTGAGTAAAGAAGAGGAGAGACCTGTTGTTGAACTATTTAACAAAAGCCGTGGAAGCACCTCGCCAGAGTCGTGGCAACGTCATCCGTTTCAAAAACCTGTAACGCCAGACTATGAGAAAAAGAGAG ctCGTGGAGACGGTAATGATGAAGCCGGGAGAAAATCTCCAGATAGA cgaAATCTGCCTGAGCAGCAATCTGAAGATAACAGAACTGAAGATGGgaaaactgaaaatatagaaaaaaagaaaaag ATTGTCCATCGCCGTGTTAATTACCGCGGTCACCACTATGAAATGCCGACGGTTGCATCTCAGATGAAGCAAGCTGGTATGCGGTGCTACTATGAGCAGCGATGTACCTCAAATATACCATTTATTGTCAGCAAGAGCACCGCACCTTCACATAACATTGGCGTTAATATTCAGCAG gTCTTGAATGGTATGAAAATTCAACAGCCGGTCTCCGGAATTCCCTTTACTATGGCTCATCATATGG GATTGGGCTACTTAGCATCAACTGCACCCAGAAGCACA GTTCTATCATTGGATAACCGGGAGATGAATGCTATTCGAGTTGGAAGGCGTTTAGTCCGGTTACCTTCATATAAAAGGATGGTTATGCCATACAATCGTCTCTTGCACATGTACAGTGAAGGGGATGGTATGGTACCACGATTTCTGCGTGCAATGAGTCGACCCAACTACATATATACGTCAATGTATAA AAATTAG
- the LOC110996327 gene encoding uncharacterized protein LOC110996327 isoform X1: MGDGLKITKDKRHRSSSSLAGGNIEGTRSERKLDIRASIPEVDDQFALAEARCDDLKEKIDTVKGLKRRRKLKKRSMTRVSDQTVAGENIPFISVRTQPKKILMVTEVSPQAARLRRLELPANPTRGYLDPAMVEQHEMVGQVRGYNQMFRQPQRAQVSSARKSPKVRPMSRGHPEGDAVYEIDSSTDKCEPQEVACGDDEVIQDISDHNDSQHYYDNFPGNITVKKKKGEIKKGYGSRRRNKDPVINQIPWSYGQDYSQDAKVSPRNRRQASIQQSTVGTGVSKEEERPVVELFNKSRGSTSPESWQRHPFQKPVTPDYEKKRARGDGNDEAGRKSPDRRNLPEQQSEDNRTEDGKTENIEKKKKIVHRRVNYRGHHYEMPTVASQMKQAGMRCYYEQRCTSNIPFIVSKSTAPSHNIGVNIQQVLNGMKIQQPVSGIPFTMAHHMGLGYLASTAPRSTVLSLDNREMNAIRVGRRLVRLPSYKRMVMPYNRLLHMYSEGDGMVPRFLRAMSRPNYIYTSMYNSLSRNRDDATSKGHSESHEAKQSLAIYAKLYREYERICKSLEEKNDADLDSRKQQLMRELTARAEQIGKVVDEQEKLMDPLLKASASNEGR; this comes from the exons ATGGGCGAcggattaaaaataacaaaag ataagcGTCATAGAAGTTCTAGTAGTCTTGCAGGAGGAAATATTGAAGGGACACGTTCCGAACGAAAATTGGATATAAGGG catCAATACCGGAGGTAGACGATCAATTCGCATTAGCCGAAGCGAGGTGCGatgatttaaaagaaaaaattgatACAGTCAAAGGTCTTAAAAGAAGACGAAAACTTAAAAAACGGAG tatgaCACGCGTAAGTGATCAGACAGTTGCTGGTGAAAATATTCCGTTTATAAGTGTTCGGACTCAACCAAAAAAGA TTTTGATGGTTACAGAGGTGTCCCCGCAGGCGGCTAGGTTGAGAAGACTGGAATTGCCGGCTAATCCAACCCGAGGCTATTTAGATCCAGCTATGGTCGAGCAGCACGAAATGGTTGGACAGGTGCGGGGTTACAACCAGATGTTTCGTCAACCAcag CGTGCACAAGTAAGTTCAGCGCGAAAATCTCCGAAAGTAAGACCGATGTCCCGGGGTCATCCTGAAGGAGATG CTGTATATGAGATTGATTCATCGACGGACAAATGTGAGCCTCAAGAGGTGGCCTGCGGTGATGATGAAGTGATTCAGGATATCTCTGACCATAATGACAGTCAGCACTACTACGATAATTTTCCTGG gAATATAACTGTCAAGAAGAAAAAAggcgaaattaaaaaaggctATGGTTCTCGTCGACGTAATAAGGATCCAGTTATCAATC aaattccTTGGTCTTACGGTCAGGATTACTCTCAGGACGCCAAAGTATCACCGCGAAATCGCCGACAAGCGTCAATTCAGCAAAGCACAG TAGGTACAGGGGTGAGTAAAGAAGAGGAGAGACCTGTTGTTGAACTATTTAACAAAAGCCGTGGAAGCACCTCGCCAGAGTCGTGGCAACGTCATCCGTTTCAAAAACCTGTAACGCCAGACTATGAGAAAAAGAGAG ctCGTGGAGACGGTAATGATGAAGCCGGGAGAAAATCTCCAGATAGA cgaAATCTGCCTGAGCAGCAATCTGAAGATAACAGAACTGAAGATGGgaaaactgaaaatatagaaaaaaagaaaaag ATTGTCCATCGCCGTGTTAATTACCGCGGTCACCACTATGAAATGCCGACGGTTGCATCTCAGATGAAGCAAGCTGGTATGCGGTGCTACTATGAGCAGCGATGTACCTCAAATATACCATTTATTGTCAGCAAGAGCACCGCACCTTCACATAACATTGGCGTTAATATTCAGCAG gTCTTGAATGGTATGAAAATTCAACAGCCGGTCTCCGGAATTCCCTTTACTATGGCTCATCATATGG GATTGGGCTACTTAGCATCAACTGCACCCAGAAGCACA GTTCTATCATTGGATAACCGGGAGATGAATGCTATTCGAGTTGGAAGGCGTTTAGTCCGGTTACCTTCATATAAAAGGATGGTTATGCCATACAATCGTCTCTTGCACATGTACAGTGAAGGGGATGGTATGGTACCACGATTTCTGCGTGCAATGAGTCGACCCAACTACATATATACGTCAATGTATAA CAGTCTATCGAGGAACAGAGATGACGCAACATCTAAGGGACATAGCGAGAGTCACGAGGCCAAGCAAAGTTTGGCAATATACGCCAAATTGTACAGAGAGTATGAAAGAATATGCAAAAGTCTCGAAGAAAAGAATGATGCGGACCTAGACAGCCGTAAACAACAGCTGATGAGGGAACTCACTGCGCGCGCTGAACAGATTGGGAAG GTCGTGGACGAGCAGGAGAAACTAATGGACCCACTTCTAAAAGCATCTGCATCAAACGAAGGTCGATAG